In Cycloclasticus sp., a single genomic region encodes these proteins:
- the glnL gene encoding nitrogen regulation protein NR(II), translating to MPNSVMEQLSIGIVVFNEKNVLIYINNAAEELLDISERKATGIRAERLFRSAGFNIDKALKRCRQLGSKITEHLVSIGGPIGIKRNISLSVTPISTGSENSEGILVEMVDFNHYLQIDNDEKLLSQNELATDMLRGLAHEIKNPLGGIRGAAQLLSKELNGQFKDYIHVIIEEADRLRTLVDRMLGSSELPNHEDINIHVIMERVRQLVGAEVSEKIVIQTDYDPSIPEIKADRDQLIQALLNVVINATQAVHSGGTIILKTRIQRNFAIGEEIYKLAVKIDVIDNGPGIAKDMQTKIFYPMVTGRIDGTGLGLSIAQTNVQRHNGIIEVASEPGMTVFSTILPLEKK from the coding sequence ATGCCTAATTCTGTGATGGAACAGCTCTCCATTGGCATTGTTGTGTTTAACGAAAAGAATGTGTTGATCTATATTAATAACGCAGCAGAAGAATTGTTAGACATCAGTGAACGGAAAGCTACCGGGATTAGAGCGGAAAGGTTGTTTAGATCGGCTGGTTTTAATATAGATAAAGCACTAAAACGTTGTCGGCAACTAGGCTCCAAGATAACGGAACATTTAGTGTCGATCGGTGGGCCGATTGGAATCAAAAGGAACATCAGTTTATCGGTGACGCCAATATCAACAGGCAGTGAGAACAGCGAAGGTATTCTGGTTGAGATGGTTGATTTTAATCACTATCTGCAAATAGATAACGATGAAAAGCTGTTATCACAAAATGAATTAGCAACTGATATGTTGCGTGGTCTTGCACATGAAATAAAAAACCCCTTAGGTGGTATCAGGGGAGCGGCTCAGCTATTGTCAAAAGAACTGAACGGACAATTCAAAGATTACATTCATGTCATTATCGAAGAGGCGGACCGGTTAAGGACATTAGTTGACAGAATGCTCGGTTCATCAGAATTGCCGAATCACGAAGATATTAATATTCATGTGATTATGGAACGCGTTCGTCAATTAGTGGGGGCGGAGGTCAGCGAAAAAATTGTAATACAGACAGACTACGACCCCAGCATACCTGAGATAAAGGCGGACAGGGATCAGCTGATTCAGGCTTTATTAAACGTGGTTATAAATGCCACACAAGCCGTTCATAGTGGTGGAACGATCATTCTTAAAACTCGGATACAACGTAATTTCGCCATTGGCGAAGAAATATACAAGCTAGCAGTAAAAATTGATGTTATTGACAATGGGCCCGGTATAGCAAAGGACATGCAAACAAAGATTTTCTACCCAATGGTGACGGGCAGAATAGACGGCACGGGCTTAGGTTTATCGATTGCTCAAACAAATGTCCAGCGCCATAACGGCATTATTGAGGTGGCAAGTGAACCGGGGATGACGGTATTTTCAACAATACTACCGTTAGAAAAAAAGTAA
- a CDS encoding DUF4124 domain-containing protein produces the protein MKLNILLIGLFAVGFVQADVYKYINKQGKTAYSDRPVAGAEKVIVPPVMTYEAPVITVAPTKIIEQNKSPFEQHIPYQFLEITAPRAEGTVRSNEGILNVSYELQPALQKGDSVNLLLDGIKRQGLNVRGVEKGAHVVSVEVMNENGDIQIRSPDVTFYLQRSSRL, from the coding sequence ATGAAGCTGAATATTTTATTAATAGGGTTGTTTGCGGTAGGTTTTGTGCAAGCAGATGTTTATAAATACATCAATAAGCAAGGTAAAACAGCGTACTCTGATAGGCCTGTAGCAGGTGCGGAGAAAGTGATCGTGCCGCCGGTTATGACTTATGAAGCGCCAGTTATTACAGTTGCTCCAACCAAGATCATAGAACAAAATAAAAGTCCTTTTGAGCAGCATATCCCGTATCAATTTTTAGAAATAACAGCGCCGAGAGCAGAAGGAACTGTAAGGAGTAATGAAGGGATTTTGAATGTTTCCTATGAACTACAACCGGCTTTACAAAAAGGAGACAGTGTTAATCTTTTACTTGATGGAATTAAGCGGCAAGGCCTTAATGTTCGGGGGGTAGAAAAGGGGGCGCATGTTGTTTCGGTAGAGGTGATGAATGAAAATGGAGACATACAAATTCGCAGTCCGGACGTAACTTTTTATCTACAACGCAGTTCAAGGCTATAA
- the glnA gene encoding glutamate--ammonia ligase gives MSAQDVLDLIKEKEVTFVDFRFVDTIGKEQHVTVPSHTIDAGVFEDGKMFDGSSIAGWKGINESDMILMPDPSTAVLDPFFDDVTLIIRCDVVEPTDMSGYERDPRSIAKRAEEYLQSTGIGDTAYFGPENEFFVFDDIRWGTDMSGSFYKIDSEEAGWNSEKSYESGNMGHRPGVKGGYFPVPPVDSLHDMRAAMCLTLEEMGQETEVHHHEVATAGQCEIGTVFNTLVKKADEVLELKYVVQNVAHAYGKTATFMPKPIVGDNGNGMHVHQSIFKDGKALFAGDLYGGLSETALHYIGGIVKHAKAINAFANASTNSYKRLVPGFEAPVMLAYSARNRSASIRIPFVANPKGRRIEVRFGDSTANPYLCFAAMLMAGLDGIKNKIDPGAAMDKDLYDLPAEEEAKIPQVAKSFDEALDALNEDRAFLTEGGVFTDDMIDAYIDLKMEEVTRLRMSTHPVELDMYYSL, from the coding sequence ATGTCAGCACAAGACGTATTAGATCTAATCAAAGAAAAAGAAGTCACTTTTGTTGATTTTCGTTTCGTTGATACCATTGGTAAAGAACAACATGTAACGGTTCCATCACACACGATAGATGCCGGCGTATTTGAAGATGGCAAAATGTTTGATGGTTCATCCATCGCAGGTTGGAAAGGTATTAACGAGTCTGACATGATTTTGATGCCAGACCCTTCAACAGCTGTATTAGACCCATTTTTTGACGATGTAACACTAATCATTCGCTGTGACGTTGTAGAGCCTACTGATATGTCAGGCTACGAAAGAGATCCTCGCTCGATTGCTAAAAGAGCAGAAGAATACCTTCAATCAACAGGCATTGGTGATACGGCTTATTTTGGCCCAGAAAATGAATTCTTCGTATTCGACGATATTCGCTGGGGTACTGATATGTCAGGGTCTTTCTACAAGATTGACTCAGAAGAAGCGGGTTGGAACTCAGAAAAATCATATGAAAGTGGTAATATGGGTCACCGTCCTGGCGTAAAAGGCGGTTATTTCCCAGTGCCTCCAGTTGATTCTCTTCATGATATGCGTGCAGCAATGTGCCTAACGCTTGAAGAAATGGGTCAAGAAACTGAAGTACATCACCATGAAGTTGCAACAGCTGGTCAATGTGAAATTGGTACTGTGTTCAACACACTCGTGAAAAAAGCGGATGAAGTATTAGAGCTTAAATATGTTGTACAAAACGTAGCACACGCATACGGTAAAACAGCAACCTTTATGCCTAAACCAATCGTTGGTGATAACGGTAATGGTATGCACGTTCACCAATCTATCTTTAAAGATGGCAAAGCTTTATTTGCTGGTGATTTATACGGTGGTCTATCTGAAACAGCGTTGCATTACATTGGCGGTATCGTTAAGCATGCTAAAGCAATCAACGCATTTGCAAACGCATCAACAAATAGCTACAAGCGTTTAGTACCTGGTTTTGAAGCACCTGTTATGTTGGCTTACTCTGCACGTAACCGTTCAGCATCTATCCGTATTCCTTTTGTTGCTAACCCTAAAGGACGCCGTATTGAAGTACGTTTTGGTGACTCAACAGCTAACCCATACCTTTGCTTTGCAGCGATGTTAATGGCTGGCCTTGACGGTATCAAAAACAAAATTGATCCAGGCGCAGCGATGGACAAAGATCTTTATGACCTACCAGCTGAAGAAGAAGCAAAAATTCCTCAAGTAGCAAAATCATTTGATGAAGCGCTTGATGCATTGAATGAAGATCGTGCGTTCTTAACAGAAGGCGGCGTATTTACAGATGACATGATTGATGCTTATATCGACCTTAAAATGGAAGAAGTGACTCGTTTACGTATGAGCACTCACCCTGTCGAGCTTGATATGTACTACAGCTTGTAA